One region of Macadamia integrifolia cultivar HAES 741 chromosome 11, SCU_Mint_v3, whole genome shotgun sequence genomic DNA includes:
- the LOC122093546 gene encoding aminomethyltransferase, mitochondrial-like, with translation MRGRLWQLGQSMTRRLSQADKKAVARRCFASEAELKQTVLYDFHVANGGKMVPFAGWSMPIQYKDSIMDSTLNCRENGSLFDVSHMCGLSLKGKDSVPFLEKLVIADVAALAPGTGTLTVFTNEMGGAIDDSVITKVKDDHIYLVVNAGCRDKDLAHIEEHMKAFKAKGGDVSWHIHDERSLLALQGPLAAPILQHLTKDDLSKMYFGEFRMLDINGVHCYLTRTGYVAFLVPNC, from the exons ATGAGAGGACGACTATGGCAGCTTGGGCAATCCATGACACGGCGCCTTTCTCAGGCCGATAAAAAGGCTGTAGCACGCCGATGTTTTGCTTCAGAAGCTGAGCTCAAACAAACTGTTCTGTATGACTTCCATGTTGCCAATGGTGGGAAGATGGTGCCCTTTGCTGGGTGGAGCATGCCAATCCAATACAAGGATTCAATTATGGACTCCACTTTGAATTGCAGGGAGAATGGTAGCCTCTTTGATGTGTCCCACATGTGTGGGCTGAGTCTTAAGGGAAAGGACTCTGTTCCATTCCTTGAGAAGCTTGTCATTGCTGATGTTGCTGCGCTTGCCCCTGGGACTGGAACCCTTACTGTCTTTACAAATGAGATGGGAGGGGCAATTGATGATTCGGTGATCACTAAGGTGAAGGATGATCACATATACCTGGTTGTGAATGCGGGTTGTAGGGATAAGGATCTTGCACACATTGAGGAGCACATGAAGGCATTCAAAGCCAAGGGCGGGGATGTCTCATGGCATATACATGATGAGAGATCTCTTCTGGCTCTCCAG GGTCCTCTTGCCGCACCAATTCTTCAGCATTTGACAAAAGATGATTTGAGCAAGATGTACTTTGGGGAATTTCGAATGTTGGATATTAATGGGGTCCACTGCTATCTCACTAGAACTGGGTATGTTGCTTTTCTGGTTCCTAATTGTTAA
- the LOC122093070 gene encoding uncharacterized protein LOC122093070, producing MSSSLDYRGVDDDLLMKMMESSSEKSKKLRSSCCRCCLGFTFTVSLTALLLWLSMIPSAPVIYLSDFCFVDITGAGNSTVVHIELIPKNTNMVKEIYYDHFDVSLTYYNSFNDSDTNLINPRYNDSASGFHQGYPLKDHFRFGRQYRPNVTISSESEDLKHELRSNLPYVHFYVEVAVTWRIMGSKKGHKMMVRGYFQVERSNTYMYERLQWSEILMIIIPSGYWSNSDWGIQLTEELESQ from the coding sequence ATGTCGTCTTCTCTTGATTATCGTGGAGTCGATGATGATTtgctgatgaagatgatggaatCGTCTTCGGAGAAGTCTAAAAAGTTGAGGAGCAGCTGCTGCCGGTGTTGCTTGGGCTTCACCTTCACCGTGAGCCTCACCGCTCTCTTGTTGTGGCTCAGCATGATTCCTTCCGCACCAGTCATCTACCTTTCTGATTTCTGCTTTGTCGATATTACAGGCGCAGGCAACTCCACCGTCGTACATATCGAATTAATTCCAAAGAACACCAACATGGTAAAGGAAATTTACTACGATCACTTCGATGTCTCTCTAACTTATTATAACTCCTTCAATGACTCTGACACCAATCTCATCAACCCTCGGTATAATGATTCGGCATCTGGGTTCCATCAAGGGTACCCTTTGAAGGACCATTTCCGTTTTGGTCGTCAGTACCGTCCGAACGTGACGATTTCCTCGGAATCAGAAGACCTGAAGCATGAACTGAGGTCCAACCTTCCGTATGTGCATTTTTATGTGGAAGTGGCGGTGACGTGGAGAATCATGGGAAGCAAGAAGGGACACAAGATGATGGTCCGTGGTTACTTTCAGGTCGAAAGATCCAACACATATATGTACGAACGCCTTCAATGGTCTGAAATTCTGATGATAATTATTCCCTCTGGTTATTGGTCAAACTCGGACTGGGGGATTCAACTCACTGAAGAATTGGAAAGCCAATAA
- the LOC122093068 gene encoding uncharacterized protein LOC122093068, whose amino-acid sequence MVFFQFILTLFGSFRKHCSSKWLTFLLWSAFQLADVAATACLGILTSFPGDELNKIAPIWSSFLLLHLGGPDTIGAISLVDNELYFRHSIQLLYRVGVAVYIDVKIFLVRAVNFGGSISSFAERTWAFHPANMGNLRDSMLPPPNSGQIPLVPDDDDDHPHFIHMDEYAFGIVVATEVAPAPTPNDRSLLKEQLDFDKAILLRAYQYFCSFKCLFVDLVVPYSNNIINTHRFFLQYPCEVAFQLIDVELRLMYDMLFTKAVVVRTSLACNLRFLRYCAILYALTVFIRSGEVSYSIEAVIFFTWALVQEKYEIIQMLLSEWTVVWLHKHNFKRLSTIILKLIHCISTQIN is encoded by the coding sequence ATGGTATTCTTCCAATTCATCCTCACCCTCTTTGGAAGCTTTCGGAAACATTGTTCAAGCAAATGGCTCACCTTCCTCCTCTGGTCTGCTTTTCAGTTGGCTGATGTTGCAGCCACCGCTTGCCTTGGAATATTAACCAGCTTTCCTGGTGATGAACTGAACAAGATCGCCCCAATTTGgtcttctttccttctattgCATCTTGGAGGCCCTGATACCATCGGGGCCATCTCTTTAGTAGACAATGAACTCTACTTTAGACACTCCATTCAGCTCCTCTACCGAGTTGGAGTTGCTGTCTACATCGATGTCAAAATATTCCTCGTCAGAGCTGTAAATTTTGGAGGCTCCATCTCCTCGTTTGCCGAGAGGACATGGGCTTTTCACCCAGCAAACATGGGTAATCTTAGAGATTCCATGCTTCCTCCTCCTAATTCAGGGCAAATTCCATTAGTCcctgatgatgacgatgatcatCCCCACTTCATTCACATGGATGAATATGCTTTCGGGATTGTGGTGGCAACAGAAGTGGCTCCTGCACCGACACCGAATGATAGGTCATTATTGAAAGAGCAATTAGATTTTGATAAGGCAATATTACTACGAGCCTACCAATATTTCTGCAGTTTCAAGTGCCTCTTTGTGGATCTCGTGGTCCCCTACTCTAATAATATTATCAACACCCATAGATTCTTCTTACAATACCCTTGTGAAGTTGCCTTCCAACTCATTGATGTGGAGCTTAGGTTGATGTACGATATGCTCTTCACCAAAGCCGTTGTTGTTCGTACTTCTCTAGCCTGCAATTTACGATTCCTTCGATATTGTGCCATTCTCTATGCCTTAACAGTGTTCATTCGGAGTGGCGAGGTATCCTATTCCATAGAAGCAGTTATTTTCTTTACTTGGGCACTTGTTCAAGAAAAGTACGAAATCATTCAAATGCTTCTATCGGAATGGACTGTCGTCTGGCTGCATAAGCACAACTTCAAAAGGCTTTCGACGATAATTTTGAAACTCATCCACTGCATCAGCACACAGATCAATTGA
- the LOC122093069 gene encoding uncharacterized protein LOC122093069 gives MYSRSPLKDFSLLISLLTSLFFQVILTLFGSFRKRCSSKWLTFLLWSAYQLADVAATACLGILTSFPGDELNEIAPIWSSFLLLHLGGPDSITAISLVDNELYFRHSIQLLYRVGVAVYIHVKLFLVSRGHFGGSISWFAVLIWMLLAGISKYAERTWALHSANMGILRDSMLPPPNSGPIPIVPDDDDDHHKDDGDPQFIPMDEYALGMVAAPEVAPSPTPNDGSLLKDQLDFDKAILLLAYKYFCSFKCLFVDLVVPCSNNIIDTQRFFLQCPCGVAFQLIDVELRFMYDMLFTKALVVRTSLACNLRFLRYCAILYALIVFIRSGEFDLSYVDLFHLVALLFFSWALIQETYEIIQMLLSEWTVVWLHKHNFKRLSTIILKLILSCRLHGSKLISRCGVGRVASETTRRNSWGYNNIMAQYNLLSFCFKDEPTIFGRILHLSSWGKSIHELGANSRNTTHIHVSNDIKDFTYQQFKERVQTSDEEIKSAEFCNPRGKWVMKRNNCLEELGWSIDVEFDQSILIWHVATDLCYYFDDLDSIECEAATLQVKVSKALSDYLLYLILILPFMLNNKIGKIRFQDTCAAVKKLFDHVPMDKREKKNKLFSFILRRKKSSLGEKQTQDFIKRLLRSDAQVLTRDPEADRSKSVLLEAQKLAKLLTSFAVEERWKIISGVWVEMLSYAASNCSGKHHAQRLSDGGEFLTKIWLLMAHLGMIA, from the coding sequence ATGTATTCACGTTCGCCATTGAAAGACTTTAGCCTTTTAATCTCTCTTCTGACGAGCTTATTCTTCCAAGTCATCCTCACCCTCTTTGGAAGCTTTCGGAAACGCTGTTCAAGCAAATGGCTCACCTTCCTCCTCTGGTCTGCTTATCAGTTGGCTGATGTTGCAGCCACCGCTTGCCTTGGGATATTAACCAGCTTCCCCGGTGATGAACTGAACGAGATCGCCCCAATTTGgtcttctttccttctattaCATCTTGGAGGCCCTGATAGTATCACGGCCATCTCTTTAGTAGACAATGAACTCTACTTTAGACACTCCATTCAGCTCCTCTACCGAGTTGGAGTTGCTGTCTACATCCATGTCAAACTATTCCTTGTCAGTCGTGGACATTTTGGAGGGTCGATCTCCTGGTTTGCAGTTCTCATATGGATGTTGTTGGCTGGAATCTCCAAGTATGCCGAGAGGACATGGGCTCTTCACTCAGCAAACATGGGTATTCTTAGAGATTCTATGCTTCCTCCTCCTAATTCAGGGCCAATTCCAATAGTCcctgatgatgacgatgatcatCATAAGGATGATGGTGATCCCCAGTTCATTCCCATGGATGAATATGCTTTGGGGATGGTGGCGGCACCAGAAGTAGCCCCTTCTCCGACACCGAATGATGGGTCATTATTGAAAGACCAATTAGATTTTGATAAGGCAATATTACTGCTAGCCTACAAATATTTCTGCAGTTTCAAGTGCCTCTTTGTGGATCTCGTGGTCCCCTGCTCTAATAATATTATCGACACCCAGAGATTCTTCTTACAATGCCCTTGTGGAGTTGCCTTCCAACTTATTGATGTGGAGCTTAGGTTCATGTACGATATGCTCTTCACCAAAGCCCTTGTGGTTCGTACTTCTTTAGCCTGCAATTTAAGATTCCTTCGATATTGTGCCATTCTCTATGCCTTAATAGTGTTCATTCGCAGTGGCGAGTTTGATTTGTCATATGTAGACCTTTTCCACTTAGTTGCCTTACTTTTCTTTAGTTGGGCACTTATTCAAGAAACATACGAAATCATTCAAATGCTTCTATCGGAATGGACTGTCGTTTGGCTGCATAAGCACAACTTCAAAAGGCTATCGACGATAATTTTGAAACTCATCCTCTCCTGTCGATTACATGGTTCTAAACTCATCAGCAGATGTGGAGTGGGAAGAGTAGCTTCTGAGACAACAAGAAGAAACTCATGGGGTTATAACAACATCATGGCCCAATATAATCTATTGAGCTTTTGCTTCAAAGACGAGCCAACAATATTTGGAAGAATTCTACATCTTTCTTCTTGGGGGAAATCAATTCATGAGTTGGGAGCAAACAGTCGGAACACAACTCACATACATGTCTCCAACGATATTAAAGATTTCACCTACCAACAATTTAAAGAAAGGGTTCAAACATctgatgaagaaatcaaaagtgCAGAATTTTGCAATCCCAGAGGCAAATGGGTGATGAAAAGGAATAATTGCTTAGAAGAACTCGGTTGGAGTATTGATGTTGAATTTGATCAGAGCATTCTTATCTGGCATGTCGCCACAGATCTCTGTTACTATTTTGATGATCTTGATTCAATTGAATGCGAAGCTGCAACACTTCAAGTTAAAGTGAGTAAGGCCTTATCAGATTATCTATTATATCTTATTCTCATTCTCCCTTTTATGTTGAACAATAAAATTGGAAAGATTAGGTTTCAAGATACATGTGCTGCAgttaaaaaattgtttgatcATGTGCCCAtggataaaagagaaaagaaaaacaagcttttttctttcattcttcggAGGAAGAAGTCATCACTTGGtgaaaaacaaacacaagaTTTCATTAAGAGGTTGCTTAGGTCGGATGCCCAAGTTTTGACAAGAGACCCTGAAGCAGATAGAAGCAAATCTGTGTTGTTAGAAGCACAAAAGCTTGCAAAATTGCTAACATCATTTGCAgttgaagaaagatggaagatcatAAGTGGTGTGTGGGTGGAGATGTTGTCATATGCTGCAAGCAATTGTAGTGGGAAGCACCATGCCCAACGACTTTCTGATGGTGGTGAGTTTCTCACTAAAATTTGGCTTTTGATGGCTCATCTTGGTATGATAGCTTAG